The following nucleotide sequence is from Aptenodytes patagonicus chromosome 6, bAptPat1.pri.cur, whole genome shotgun sequence.
CATCCTGCCCCACAGCAATGTCGCAGGAGCAATGAACTCCGTGGTTTATCCTGGTTTCCAGGATTGGATTGAACTGAGGGGAGTTTGTCCCTTTGCAGACCCAGGCCTGACCTCAGCACCTGGGCTCGCTCATTTGAAGGGTGTGCCTGAGGTGGTGCCCCACAGCCGTGGCTGCGGGGGGGTAAGGAGCCGCGCTGGGCACGGTACAGAGGACACCACGCCGGAGCCTTGCCTCTCTCGCTGTACCACTTGGGGTTGTCGATGAACTCCTTCACGTCCTGGACCAGCCTCTCCGACACACCTTCCTCTAGCACCACCGAGCTGAGAggtcggcggcggcgggggaagcCGAACTGCCGCCACTCTGCTCCCATGGCCGTGTACATGATCGtcctcccctcctgctgctgcagcgccaGCTCCCGGgctgcagagagaggcagaggggacAGCTGGCAGGGAAAAGGATCTCCCGTGAAGCCCTGGGCGTCTCCAGGGAGCAGGCTGTTCCCAGCAGGGCCCCACGCAGCTCCGCTACAGACCTTCCCGGAGGATATTGAAGAAGATCTCCCGGTTGGTGCCCAGTGCAGTGAAGGTGACGGACTCCCAGGGGGTCCCCGTGTGCAGGTCGATCATCTGCTTCTCCCGGTTGCGCTCGATGCGAATCCACTTCCTGCGATACCTGGGGTGGGAAGACAGGATTGGGGGATGGCGGTCCAGCACCGCTCAGCTGAGCCCAGCTCAGGTCGTGCATCAAGGAGAACACTCATGTCGAGTAAAGAAATCACTTCACACCGGTGAATACAGACTCCTCTCACTACTCTCAATCTCCTGCCCTAATCCAGAcccaaggaggaggcaggagcctcTCTGCTGCCTCCACGGGTCCCCCCAAGTTGGAGTTTCCTTGCTAAAACGAGGGTCAGTCCCCAGACTGCTTTCCCCTGCCCTCCCTTACCAGATGAAATGGTTCCCAGGGCTGGGGACAAAGTCAAATTTGGTGCTGACACGCCCGCTTTCATGCTGCAGGTATGACGTCTCGACACTGAGGTGCTGCGTGTGCTTGGCGTGGTGGGAGATCCAGTTCAGCAGCCAGTGGTAGCTCTTATCCTTGCTGGGCACCTCCAAGGTGATCATATAATGGCGCCTGAAAGCCACCAGCCCAAACTGCGCTCCTTTCCGGGCTAGCGCCAGGGCTGTGCCCACCCCAACGAGGCCAAACCCAGCCCCGAAGTACGGGTTGTCCTTCAGTGCTAAGACGAAGTCAGAAAAGGGCATTGTGGGAGGTTAAGCGGCTCCTTTCCACAGCATCGTCTCTGAGCTCCAGAAACAAACCTGTGTGGAAAGAAAAGGACTGAATGGCAGAGGGAGACACAACGGATCTCCCGCAATTCCCTGGCCTTTATCGTGGCCGGTTCTCAAGGTGAAAGGCTGCCTGGCACATTCGGATCTCCCACAGCCGTGCTTATCTTATTGCCGGGGGTTCGGACAGCCGCTGGCCACAGGagcctcctccctctctgcaggcCACTGGGCGAGACAGGCAGGAgggggccaggagctggaggctCTCAAGCAAGCACAGGAGCATCTGTTGCTTCTTCCACCACGACAACCAGCCCAGAGTCTTACACAGTATTATTCTTTAAACAGCTAGAAACCATGAGCACTGCAATTATCTAAGGTTTATTGTTTGAAAAAGCTGACGTGCATCCCCAGGCTGAGCCAAGAGCTGGTTCTTTGCTGCTGACAACAGGTGCACGACTGTGGTGGATGCAGCGTCTCCATGTCTGGATAAAGGGCACCAGCCACACGCTTAGGGGGCTTGAAGTTTCTTCGGCTCCCTCAGCAGGGGCCTGTCAGGTACAGGGGATGAGGGGGAGCCTCCCCTGACAGACAGGCAGACACACAGATCAAGCTGGATCCCACCTCCCCCAGAACAGGGTCTGACCTCACGGCAAGGCTCCTTCCTTTCAGGGGGCGTCCCCTACCCCACAGGAAGGCCTCGGGCCCACGGCAGGGTCCCTGCCCCGCAGTGgggcctcccccccccagccGAGCCTCAGCCCCGCGGCAGGAGTCCACCTTCCCCTGCAGGAGACCGGGCCCCACACCGGCCTTCCCCACAGCAGGAGCCCAGCCCCCATCCGCTCCACGGCGGggcctccgctccgctccgctcccctcgcCCCCACGGCGGCCCCCCCTCCGGCAAGAGCTCGGCCCCGCCGGTGCCGGCCtcagccgcggccccgccgcccctcacctCCGCGTAGTGCCGCTCtggcccgcgccgcgccgctctcTATGGCCCCGGCCCTCACTTCCGCCCGGCGCCGCTTCCGGCCGGCTGCCGGCTCGCACCAtagagcggggccggggcgggcggtggggcCGAGCAGAGCGGCCGCGCGAGCTGCACAAAGGGTGACGCTCCCTCCCGCCCGGCGTGCGCTACCGAGATGCGCCGGGGCTGGAGGTGGGGGTACCGGGGCGACGGGGACAGGCCGGGGCTGCGGTGCGAGGGGGCCGGGACGGCCCCGGCCGTGCGGGGACTCGTGATAGGCACCTCCTCGCCGGGGGTTGGACCCCGGACTGGGGGTAGGACCCCGGACTGGGGGTTGGGCCCGGGTCTGGGGGCTAGGCCCGAGTCTGGGCCCACCTGGGCCCGGGGAGCAGGCCCTGGCTGTTGGGCTCAGGGAGAGGTCCCCGGGCGTCTTTGGGGATGGTACCGGGGTCCCCGTGCCCCCATCTCCCCCGTGGCAGTGGGTTTCGCCAGCAGCCCGCTTGGGGCATGGCAGAAGGGATTGAGATGCCCCGGTTCATACCCCTGCCTGGGGACTGGCACCACAGGCTGACCCCCAAAATCCTGTAGGACCCCTGGGCTTCTGGGTTCTCCCTTGTTTAAAGTGCTTTCTTATGTTTCAGAGCGAGAAGCCCTCCTGCCCGGCCCCAAGCCAGTGCCCAGTGGCAATGAGTGCAGAAGTGGCTGTGTCTGAGGGTGCCGGCAGGGAGATGGAGGCCCTGTGCTCggagctgctcctgcccacaCCGGGAGAGGCAGGAGCCGTGGGAAGCCCTGGTGTGGCCAGCACTGGCCTGGCTGGGACGCCCCCACTGACTGCCAGCCAGGACTTGCTGCTGGCAGAGGCGTCgatgcctggggaaggggctcACGCTGAAGGAAGCAATGTGGAAATATTCATCGAGGCTGTGGCTGGCAACGTGACACTGAGCAACACAGCCAATGCCACAGGTACAGGGCATGGGGAGGGCAGCATGGACCCCTTGGCACTCAGCGGAGGGCGAGAGGTCCAGCTGGGGGTCCTGTCCCCTCCAGGTGGCACCCTGGGGACACCACGGTGCCCTCATGCCTCTGACCCCATGTGCATCGTGAGTCTGGTGCCACCATTCAGCGCAGACCTGGCACAAGCTGGGTGTGCGGATGGGGAGGGGTGGCTGTGGGAGCCTTGGGCCAGGTGAGGGGGTCACTCCGGGCTGTCAGTAGGGACCAGGCAGAGATCTCCACCCCAGGCTGCCTCCCCCAGCATGCTTCTCAGCTGGGTCCAGTGTGGGGTCATCCTGCTAGAAACAGGGCCAAGCCGGCCTCACATCTCTGCATGCCTCAAAGGTGCTAAGGGACAGACCTGGTCGTCGTGGTCACCCGGGTGGTGGTGTCCCCTCTCTTATGGGAGGTGTCCTGGGATaccctgggcagggggagggctgCGGTTCTCCAAACTGTAACTTGTGGCAACAGGGGTTTATCCTCCTTGTCCGGAGCTGGAACTGAACCGCCAGGCCCAAGCTCTGGGCCTGGTGAAAGCCCTTTCTAACGCTCGCCCCTCGCTCTCTGCAGAAGTGCTGGTCAAAGTGATGGAGCTGTATTTCTGCGAGAGGTGCGGCCAGAGCTTCCCAGAGGCCTCCCTGCTGTCCCAGCACCAGTGTCTGCTGCTGGCCCCCCCGGGGCACCTGGAGCTCCCTGGGGCTCTGTCGGCTTCTGCCAGCGAGGGCCAGAGCAAGCCGGAGGGCTTGGAGCTGCCTGGAGCAAGCACCCAGGAGGGCTCTGCTCCTGAGCGCCTGCTGTGCCCCGTCTGCCAGGAGGCGTTCGCGCAGCCCAGCGAACTCAAGGAGCACTTCAAGACCCACCGCGCCCCACcaggagccctgccctgccctgagaAGGGCTGCCGCTTCGCCACGGAGGATCGCAAGCAACTGCGCGGCCACCTGCGCCGCCTGCACGGGGCCTCCCCCGTGTCCTGTGCCTACCGTGCCtgccccctgctcttccccagccgCCCGGCCATGGAGCAGCACCACCGCACCCACTTCCCCTTCCACTGCAGCCACTGCAACTTCGTCACGGCCAATGCCAAGCTCTTCTGGCAGCACAGGAAGGGCCACGCCACGGAGCCTCCTGCCAAGACACCTGCGACAGGTGGCCCCCTGGGCTCTGCCCCCCACGGCCTCGAGCAGCGCTGCGTCCTGCCATTGGGTACGGCTGGGTGGGGGGGTCGGAGCCTGTGGGTGCTGCAGAGGCTGGCTGTATCTGTGCATCCCAGTTACAACCGGGAGGAGTGGGGGTGAGGTTGTGCTGCCGGAGGGCTGGAGAGCCCTGCGGTCCGGCGGCTCTCTGcagctttccttcctccctgcgGCACGGTTTGTGCCCCCCATCCCAGCCAGGAGGTTTTTAGCACGTGAGGGGGGGTGGCTCCCTCTCGCCTGGAGCATGATGATGTCTGTCTTTCCCCACTGAAGCAGCagaagaagggcaggaggaagcagggaaTTGCCACCCTGGCTGGGAAACCGCCACAGCAGAAGCCAGGCCAGCAAAGCCGGCAGGCACCGGGGAGGGCTCCTTGGAGGGGCAGAAAGCgtcagctggagaagaggagtTGGACAGCGGCGGGGACGAGTCGCCAGAGGAGGATGGCGAGAGCCCCTGCGAAGGCGAGGCCAAAGAGGACAGGAAGGCGGCTCCTGAGAAAGCCAGAGTGCCGCAGGCACAGCACTTCAAAGGTAGGATGCGGGGCACCGTGGGGCCGTACCGGGAGCTGCCCGGGCTTTGTATTATGAACAAGCAGCGTGGCCTCGAGACTGGCAGGGAAACGTGGGCCGGGCTGGTGGGACATGTGGGCCCTGTGCTGTCCAGCAGCCTCGCGTCTCCTGCATGTACCAGTGCACTGTTCCCGCCTCCCCTGCCCAAGCAAACGCGTCCCTTCTCCTGTTGCCCgtcctcagctgctgccaggctcaGGCAAAAGCAGGCAAAAGTCTGCCTGGCTTTGGGGACCGGGGCATGCAGGCAGGCCTCATTCAGGCTGCGCTGGATCGTCTTTGCCAGTTGGGCTGGAAAGAGCCCTCCTGAACCATGCTGGTGGCTTGGGATGAGGACAGTCCCGCCAAGTAAATGGCTGCTGTGTGACCGTGTATATGATAAGCCCTCACTCCGGCACAGCTGGATCAGGGAGAGAACATCTGCCTGTGctcttcttctctgtctcttccctGCTGACGgctccccctcctctgctctcACAGGGGACATCACGGAGGGCTCTGAGTACCTCTACAAAACCCACATGTGCCCCGAATGCAAGCGATGCTTCAAGAAGCGGACACACCTGGTGGAGCACCTCCACTTGCACTTCCCCGACCCCAGCCTGCAGTGCCCCAACTGCCACAAGTACTTCACCagcaaaagcaagctgaaaatcCACATGATGCGGGAGACGGGTGAGAAGACCCaccgctgcccgctctgccacTACAGCTCAGTGGAGAAGAATGCCCTCAACCGCCACATGGCCAGCATGCACGAGGACATCTCCAACTTCTACTCCGATGTTTACTCTTGCCCCGTCTGCGAGGAGAAGTTTCGCCTCAGCCAGGCCCTCAAAGAGCACTTGAAGACTCACAAAGCCGAGCCCAAGAGGCTGAACTGCTTCCAGGGGGGCTGCAGCTACTGTGCGGAGGACCGGAAGGAGTTTGTCCGTCACCTCAAGGATGCTCACGGCATCAAGGCAGTGGAGTGCAAGTACCACGCCTGCTCACTGCTCTTTGGCACGGCTGAGGCCATGGAGGCTCACCGAAAAACCCACTATGCCTTCCACTGCCAGCAGTGCGACTTCATCTGTTCCAACAAGCACGTTTTCCGCAAGCACAAGAAGCAGGGGCACCCGGGCAGTGAGCAGCTCCAGTGCAGCTTCTGCCCCTACGCCACTTTCAACCCCGTGGAGTTTCATGACCACGTGGGCAAGATGCACGCCAACGAGAAGATCCACAAGTGCACCGAGTGCACCTTTGCCACCGCGCACAAGAGGGTGCTCATCCGGCACATGCTGCTGCACACCGGTGGGTGTCTGCTGCGGGGGTCCTGAGAGCCAAGCTGGGATGGGGGGGTCCTGCCCCGGCtctgggtgggcagggagggctgggtcGGGGCTCCTGGGTCCCATCACTGGCTCTGCCACCCTGGCGTCACTTGGCTGAAGTCGTGGCGTGGCCTCAGCCCTGCTGTtagccccagctcctgctgagctgGTTTTCCCACGTGCTGCCTTGTCTAGCTGTCATGCTGAGGGCGTTCCTGTGTTGCCTGCAGGAGAGAAACCTCACAAGTGTGAGCTCTGCGACTTCACGTGCCGGGACGTGAGTTACCTGTCCAAGCACATGCTGACCCACTCCAACGACAAGAACTTCATGTGCACCGAGTGCGGGTACATCACCAAGTGGAAGCACTACCTGAACGTCCACATGCGCAAGCACACTGGAGATCTCCGGTATGACTCCTGGCCCTGCTGACCTGGCAGCATAGTCAGGACTCCCCAGATCCTGCTCTGGGAGTGTGCTGCTCTGGGCTGCGTCGCGTGCCAGACTCTCTCATGCCTAGGGGATGGCTACAGCCTGCTCTGTCTGGCACATAAGAAACATGGTCTTTGAGCTTGCAGGTTATTGCCAGCACGGTGCTGTGGAGGCAAAGCTATCTTTGGTGTCTCCATGCCGCCAAGGAGGTGTATTACCGCATCAGTGCAGCTCTGAGCTTGGGTTCATGGGCTCTACTGATGTTCGTGGGCCAAGGTCAGCTTGAGCACCTGCAGGACTCTGCAAAAATTTGTTTCTGCCTCTGTATTATCACCTCCTTTGGGTCTAAGCCTGcctccagggatgctggtggtgctgctggtgTGACATGTGTGGGGGGGCGTGACGTGGTCACTGTATGGGATACCGAGGGAATCTACCTCCCGTCCCCGGGCTGGGGGTGTAAAGCACCAGCAGTGCcaagggctgcagcagggaggaatTGCTTGTGGTAAGAGCTGCCCAGGTGGCAAAGGTCAGATCCGGCAAACCGAACAGTACCCCTTCCCCATGTGTCCAGGACGGGGAAGCAGAGCTCAGCGTGTCTGACAGGGTTCAGCCTGCCCCGGTTCCTCACTCTTCCTGACCGATTCTGCTTTCCCCATAGGTACCAATGCAACCAGTGCTCGTACCGGTGCCACCGCGCCGACCAGCTGAGCAGCCACAAGCTGCGGCACCAGGGCAAAAGTCTGATCTGCGAGGTGTGCGCCTTCGCTTGCAAGCGCAAGTACGAGCTGCAGAAGCACATGCAGGCGAAGCACTCGCAGAACTACCAAGTGCCCATCTTCCAGTGCCAGTACTGCGCCTA
It contains:
- the BCS1L gene encoding mitochondrial chaperone BCS1 isoform X2, with the protein product MPFSDFVLALKDNPYFGAGFGLVGVGTALALARKGAQFGLVAFRRHYMITLEVPSKDKSYHWLLNWISHHAKHTQHLSVETSYLQHESGRVSTKFDFVPSPGNHFIWYRRKWIRIERNREKQMIDLHTGTPWESVTFTALGTNREIFFNILREARELALQQQEGRTIMYTAMGAEWRQFGFPRRRRPLSSVVLEEGVSERLVQDVKEFIDNPKWYSERGIPYRRGYLLYGPPGCGKSSFITALAGELQYSICLLSLSDRSLSDDRLNHLLSVAPQQSIILLEDVDAAFVSRDLAAESWTRPWCAPAAWISSSTWAIAPPGSLPACSSVSTLSSPRLQLSSLRSRRWQSPNRSALPRCRATSCSTRWTPKEPLQTYTPSCCDQGPAFPYVAVRTGTRT
- the BCS1L gene encoding mitochondrial chaperone BCS1 isoform X1, which codes for MPFSDFVLALKDNPYFGAGFGLVGVGTALALARKGAQFGLVAFRRHYMITLEVPSKDKSYHWLLNWISHHAKHTQHLSVETSYLQHESGRVSTKFDFVPSPGNHFIWYRRKWIRIERNREKQMIDLHTGTPWESVTFTALGTNREIFFNILREARELALQQQEGRTIMYTAMGAEWRQFGFPRRRRPLSSVVLEEGVSERLVQDVKEFIDNPKWYSERGIPYRRGYLLYGPPGCGKSSFITALAGELQYSICLLSLSDRSLSDDRLNHLLSVAPQQSIILLEDVDAAFVSRDLAAENPSVYQGMGRLTFSGLLNALDGVASTEARIVFMTTNYVDRLDPALVRPGRVDLKQYVGHCSPWQLACMFQRFYPEQPPAAAEQFAEQALAVSKQISAAQVQGHFMLYKMDPEGAIANIHSILL